A single genomic interval of Lathyrus oleraceus cultivar Zhongwan6 chromosome 7, CAAS_Psat_ZW6_1.0, whole genome shotgun sequence harbors:
- the LOC127106548 gene encoding auxin-induced protein X15-like: MGFRFPSMIRRASSSKAMTMPKGYVAVYVGEKLKRFVIPISYLNQPLFQDLLCKAEEEFGYDHPMGGLTIPCTEDVFQNITCGLNGL; the protein is encoded by the coding sequence ATGGGTTTTCGTTTTCCAAGCATGATCAGAAGAGCATCATCTTCAAAAGCTATGACCATGCCAAAAGGATATGTTGCTGTGTATGTTGGAGAGAAACTAAAGCGATTTGTGATTCCAATATCATACTTGAATCAACCTTTATTTCAAGACTTGCTGTGTAAAGCCGAGGAAGAGTTTGGATACGATCATCCGATGGGTGGCCTCACCATTCCTTGCACAGAAGATGTGTTCCAAAATATAACTTGTGGCTTGAATGGACTATGA
- the LOC127106547 gene encoding auxin-induced protein 15A-like, which produces MGFRFLGIIRSASFSEKRGVSKGVEVPKGYVAVYVGEKQKRFVIPVSYLNQPSFQDLLSQAEEEFGYDHPMGGLTIPCTEDVFQNITSVLNGL; this is translated from the coding sequence ATGGGTTTTCGTTTCCTTGGTATCATTAGAAGCGCATCATTTTCTGAAAAACGAGGAGTTTCAAAAGGTGTAGAGGTGCCAAAGGGATATGTTGCTGTGTATGTTGGAGAGAAGCAAAAGAGATTTGTCATCCCAGTATCATACTTGAACCAACCGTCGTTTCAAGACTTGCTGAGCCAAGCCGAGGAAGAGTTTGGATACGATCATCCGATGGGTGGCCTCACCATTCCTTGCACAGAAGATGTATTCCAAAATATAACTTCTGTTTTGAATGGGCTATGA
- the LOC127103440 gene encoding uncharacterized mitochondrial protein AtMg00810-like, with the protein MTLHLVDMSHGCRSIICKRVLKRKLKPDGTIDKYKARLVAKDDLLIFGSNTHIINDVKSLLRNNFDMKDLGEARVILGIKITRFEQGISLDQSHFVEKILKKHNYFDCKPVITPYDPSVKLFKNTGEILRQTEYGSIIGSLRYATDCTRPYIAYVRFPVVLEGYSGADWNTLSDDSKETSGYVFNIAGGVLS; encoded by the exons ATGACATTGCACTTAGTAGACATGTCTCATGGTTGTAGATCAATCATTTGTAAACGTGTTTTGAAAAGGAAACTAAAACCTGATGGAACAATTGATAAGTACAAGGCTCGCCTTGTAGCCAAAG ATGATCTACTCATATTTGGATCAAACACTCATATCATCAATGATGTGAAATCATTGTTGCGCAACAACTTTGATATGAAAGACCTCGGAGAAGCGAGAGTGATTCTTGGTATCAAGATCACGAGATTCGAGCAAGGAATTTCTTTGGATCAATCACACTTTGTGGAAAAGATCTTAAAGAAACATAATTACTTTGACTGTAAACCTGTGATCACACCATATGATCCAAGTGTGAAACTATTTAAGAATACTGGTGAAATTCTCAGACAAACAGAATATGGGAGCATCATTGGCAGTCTTAGGTATGCCACTGATTGTACTAGACCATACATTGCATATGTC AGATTTCCTGTTGTACTTGAAGGATACAGTGGTGCAGATTGGAATACCTTATCAGATGATTCCAAAGAAACTAGTGGCTATGTATTCAATATAGCTGGAGGAGTTTTATCCTGA